In Natator depressus isolate rNatDep1 chromosome 9, rNatDep2.hap1, whole genome shotgun sequence, a single genomic region encodes these proteins:
- the LOC141993879 gene encoding caspase recruitment domain-containing protein 8-like isoform X7 has product MTSGQECQDVQGSSDDVSSIEAKVESYGTREDDSAQECKSDTEETNTRKTEANSQFHCEHVKTEHNQKEQVTPRRLPRGQFWLKLEAEGTYQCTVTGLIFDVNKAAVIKYSVLSWSKYADYVKKPWIVGGPIFDVSCDSASVLTSIQFPHSLSLNDHESDMTFKVLHIKSTGPAFEPSVDHSMTHVKWHVSSLSPVGPVIQTQEPVQYDGAVILYKVVNNHPSLSFRVYVATNNDSFIKDISKAVKHSDKKFIKIDKPPVCQKRLQNGKRYRLISESEAEITPEEIQFVDGSLLKLKSYIEVYLEQPMEFTLSLIELESEEIVWKAKLRECDWILHDQNKNEQQRNTVRNRRRKSSNSLSDEEFYNKRLKGRDISDGTKAKTTLTDQQLMTLAKKMGKDWKEIAIECLKLEMKDIQQIQAKEEEVNVHKFLMLEKWRKGEKSNGTAQNLYDSLKDHVSYEIIQILEGFLKQT; this is encoded by the exons TAGAAAGTTATGGCACTAGAGAGGATGACTCAGCTCAAGAGTGTAAATCAG ATACTGAGGAGACAAATACAAGAAAAACAG agGCTAATAGCCAATTTCACTGTGAACATGTCAAGACTGAACAT AACCAGAAAGAGCAAGTGACCCCCAGAAGGCTTCCCAGAGGACAATTTTG GTTGaagctggaggcagagggaactTACCAATGTACTGTTACAGGCTTGATTTTCGATGTAAACAAGGCTGCTGTAATCAAATATTCTGTGTTGTCTTGGAGCAAATATGCTGATTATGTTAAAAAACCATGGATAGTCGGTGGCCCTATATTTGATGTCAGTTGTGACTCAGCCTCTGTTCTTACTTCCATTCAATTCCCACATTCCCTCAGCCTAAATG ATCATGAATCTGACATGACATTCAAAGTTTTACATATCAAAAGTACTGGTCCAGCATTTGAGCCTTCTGTTGATCATTCAATGACGCATGTCAAATGGCATGTGAGTTCTCTCTCTCCAGTAGGACCGGTTATTCAAACACAAGAGCCAGTACAGTACGATGGGGCTGTAATTTTATACAAAGTTGTCAATAATCACCCTTCCTTATCATTTCGTGTGTATGTAGCAACAAATAACGATTCATTTATAAAG gaTATCTCGAAAGCAGTAAAACATTCTGATAAGAAATTCATCAAAATTGACAAGCCCCCGGTTTGTCAAAAACGACTACAAAATGGAAAGAGATACAGATTAATTAGTGAGTCAGAAGCTGAAATAACTCCTGAG GAAATTCAATTTGTTGATGGCTctctcttaaaattaaaaagttatatTGAAGTCTACTTGGAGCAACCTATGGAGTTTACATTATCTTTGATTGAACTCGAGTCTGAAGAAATTGTCTGGAAAGCAAAACTAAGAGAAT GTGACTGGATACTACATGACCAGAACAAGAATGAGCAGCAAAGAAACACAGTCA GAAACAGAAGACGGAAATCAAGCAACAGCCTTTCTGACGAAGAATTTTATAATAAAAGGCTAAAGGGTAGAGATATTTCAG aTGGAACTAAAGCTAAAACTACGTTAACTGATCAGCAACTGATGACTCTTGCAAAGAAGATGGGTAAAGACTGGAAAGAAATTGCCATTGAATGTCTTAAGTTAGAAATGAAAGATATTCAGCAGATTCAGGCAAAAGAAGAAGAGGTTAATGTTCATAAATTCCTGATGTTGGAGAAGTGGAGGAAAGGTGAAAAGAGTAATGGAACTGCGCAAAATTTGTATGACAGTCTCAAGGATCATGTGTCATATGAAATAATACAGATACTGGAAG GTTTTTTGAAGCAGACATGA
- the LOC141993879 gene encoding caspase recruitment domain-containing protein 8-like isoform X13, with protein MCRAVESYGTREDDSAQECKSDTEETNTRKTEANSQFHCEHVKTEHNQKEQVTPRRLPRGQFWLKLEAEGTYQCTVTGLIFDVNKAAVIKYSVLSWSKYADYVKKPWIVGGPIFDVSCDSASVLTSIQFPHSLSLNDHESDMTFKVLHIKSTGPAFEPSVDHSMTHVKWHVSSLSPVGPVIQTQEPVQYDGAVILYKVVNNHPSLSFRVYVATNNDSFIKDISKAVKHSDKKFIKIDKPPVCQKRLQNGKRYRLISESEAEITPEEIQFVDGSLLKLKSYIEVYLEQPMEFTLSLIELESEEIVWKAKLRECDWILHDQNKNEQQRNTVRNRRRKSSNSLSDEEFYNKRLKGRDISDGTKAKTTLTDQQLMTLAKKMGKDWKEIAIECLKLEMKDIQQIQAKEEEVNVHKFLMLEKWRKGEKSNGTAQNLYDSLKDHVSYEIIQILEGFLKQT; from the exons TAGAAAGTTATGGCACTAGAGAGGATGACTCAGCTCAAGAGTGTAAATCAG ATACTGAGGAGACAAATACAAGAAAAACAG agGCTAATAGCCAATTTCACTGTGAACATGTCAAGACTGAACAT AACCAGAAAGAGCAAGTGACCCCCAGAAGGCTTCCCAGAGGACAATTTTG GTTGaagctggaggcagagggaactTACCAATGTACTGTTACAGGCTTGATTTTCGATGTAAACAAGGCTGCTGTAATCAAATATTCTGTGTTGTCTTGGAGCAAATATGCTGATTATGTTAAAAAACCATGGATAGTCGGTGGCCCTATATTTGATGTCAGTTGTGACTCAGCCTCTGTTCTTACTTCCATTCAATTCCCACATTCCCTCAGCCTAAATG ATCATGAATCTGACATGACATTCAAAGTTTTACATATCAAAAGTACTGGTCCAGCATTTGAGCCTTCTGTTGATCATTCAATGACGCATGTCAAATGGCATGTGAGTTCTCTCTCTCCAGTAGGACCGGTTATTCAAACACAAGAGCCAGTACAGTACGATGGGGCTGTAATTTTATACAAAGTTGTCAATAATCACCCTTCCTTATCATTTCGTGTGTATGTAGCAACAAATAACGATTCATTTATAAAG gaTATCTCGAAAGCAGTAAAACATTCTGATAAGAAATTCATCAAAATTGACAAGCCCCCGGTTTGTCAAAAACGACTACAAAATGGAAAGAGATACAGATTAATTAGTGAGTCAGAAGCTGAAATAACTCCTGAG GAAATTCAATTTGTTGATGGCTctctcttaaaattaaaaagttatatTGAAGTCTACTTGGAGCAACCTATGGAGTTTACATTATCTTTGATTGAACTCGAGTCTGAAGAAATTGTCTGGAAAGCAAAACTAAGAGAAT GTGACTGGATACTACATGACCAGAACAAGAATGAGCAGCAAAGAAACACAGTCA GAAACAGAAGACGGAAATCAAGCAACAGCCTTTCTGACGAAGAATTTTATAATAAAAGGCTAAAGGGTAGAGATATTTCAG aTGGAACTAAAGCTAAAACTACGTTAACTGATCAGCAACTGATGACTCTTGCAAAGAAGATGGGTAAAGACTGGAAAGAAATTGCCATTGAATGTCTTAAGTTAGAAATGAAAGATATTCAGCAGATTCAGGCAAAAGAAGAAGAGGTTAATGTTCATAAATTCCTGATGTTGGAGAAGTGGAGGAAAGGTGAAAAGAGTAATGGAACTGCGCAAAATTTGTATGACAGTCTCAAGGATCATGTGTCATATGAAATAATACAGATACTGGAAG GTTTTTTGAAGCAGACATGA
- the LOC141993879 gene encoding caspase recruitment domain-containing protein 8-like isoform X9 — protein MCRAVESYGTREDDSAQECKSGDDSSENNSESSSESESDTEETNTRKTEANSQFHCEHVKTEHNQKEQVTPRRLPRGQFWLKLEAEGTYQCTVTGLIFDVNKAAVIKYSVLSWSKYADYVKKPWIVGGPIFDVSCDSASVLTSIQFPHSLSLNDHESDMTFKVLHIKSTGPAFEPSVDHSMTHVKWHVSSLSPVGPVIQTQEPVQYDGAVILYKVVNNHPSLSFRVYVATNNDSFIKDISKAVKHSDKKFIKIDKPPVCQKRLQNGKRYRLISESEAEITPEEIQFVDGSLLKLKSYIEVYLEQPMEFTLSLIELESEEIVWKAKLRECDWILHDQNKNEQQRNTVRNRRRKSSNSLSDEEFYNKRLKGRDISDGTKAKTTLTDQQLMTLAKKMGKDWKEIAIECLKLEMKDIQQIQAKEEEVNVHKFLMLEKWRKGEKSNGTAQNLYDSLKDHVSYEIIQILEGFLKQT, from the exons TAGAAAGTTATGGCACTAGAGAGGATGACTCAGCTCAAGAGTGTAAATCAG GAGATGACAGTTCTGAAAATAACTCTGAAAGTAGCTCTGAAAGTGAGTCAG ATACTGAGGAGACAAATACAAGAAAAACAG agGCTAATAGCCAATTTCACTGTGAACATGTCAAGACTGAACAT AACCAGAAAGAGCAAGTGACCCCCAGAAGGCTTCCCAGAGGACAATTTTG GTTGaagctggaggcagagggaactTACCAATGTACTGTTACAGGCTTGATTTTCGATGTAAACAAGGCTGCTGTAATCAAATATTCTGTGTTGTCTTGGAGCAAATATGCTGATTATGTTAAAAAACCATGGATAGTCGGTGGCCCTATATTTGATGTCAGTTGTGACTCAGCCTCTGTTCTTACTTCCATTCAATTCCCACATTCCCTCAGCCTAAATG ATCATGAATCTGACATGACATTCAAAGTTTTACATATCAAAAGTACTGGTCCAGCATTTGAGCCTTCTGTTGATCATTCAATGACGCATGTCAAATGGCATGTGAGTTCTCTCTCTCCAGTAGGACCGGTTATTCAAACACAAGAGCCAGTACAGTACGATGGGGCTGTAATTTTATACAAAGTTGTCAATAATCACCCTTCCTTATCATTTCGTGTGTATGTAGCAACAAATAACGATTCATTTATAAAG gaTATCTCGAAAGCAGTAAAACATTCTGATAAGAAATTCATCAAAATTGACAAGCCCCCGGTTTGTCAAAAACGACTACAAAATGGAAAGAGATACAGATTAATTAGTGAGTCAGAAGCTGAAATAACTCCTGAG GAAATTCAATTTGTTGATGGCTctctcttaaaattaaaaagttatatTGAAGTCTACTTGGAGCAACCTATGGAGTTTACATTATCTTTGATTGAACTCGAGTCTGAAGAAATTGTCTGGAAAGCAAAACTAAGAGAAT GTGACTGGATACTACATGACCAGAACAAGAATGAGCAGCAAAGAAACACAGTCA GAAACAGAAGACGGAAATCAAGCAACAGCCTTTCTGACGAAGAATTTTATAATAAAAGGCTAAAGGGTAGAGATATTTCAG aTGGAACTAAAGCTAAAACTACGTTAACTGATCAGCAACTGATGACTCTTGCAAAGAAGATGGGTAAAGACTGGAAAGAAATTGCCATTGAATGTCTTAAGTTAGAAATGAAAGATATTCAGCAGATTCAGGCAAAAGAAGAAGAGGTTAATGTTCATAAATTCCTGATGTTGGAGAAGTGGAGGAAAGGTGAAAAGAGTAATGGAACTGCGCAAAATTTGTATGACAGTCTCAAGGATCATGTGTCATATGAAATAATACAGATACTGGAAG GTTTTTTGAAGCAGACATGA
- the LOC141993879 gene encoding caspase recruitment domain-containing protein 8-like isoform X4: MTSGQECQDVQGSSDDVSSIEAKVESYGTREDDSAQECKSDDSSENNSESSSESESDTEETNTRKTEANSQFHCEHVKTEHNQKEQVTPRRLPRGQFWLKLEAEGTYQCTVTGLIFDVNKAAVIKYSVLSWSKYADYVKKPWIVGGPIFDVSCDSASVLTSIQFPHSLSLNDHESDMTFKVLHIKSTGPAFEPSVDHSMTHVKWHVSSLSPVGPVIQTQEPVQYDGAVILYKVVNNHPSLSFRVYVATNNDSFIKDISKAVKHSDKKFIKIDKPPVCQKRLQNGKRYRLISESEAEITPEEIQFVDGSLLKLKSYIEVYLEQPMEFTLSLIELESEEIVWKAKLRECDWILHDQNKNEQQRNTVRNRRRKSSNSLSDEEFYNKRLKGRDISDGTKAKTTLTDQQLMTLAKKMGKDWKEIAIECLKLEMKDIQQIQAKEEEVNVHKFLMLEKWRKGEKSNGTAQNLYDSLKDHVSYEIIQILEGFLKQT, from the exons TAGAAAGTTATGGCACTAGAGAGGATGACTCAGCTCAAGAGTGTAAATCAG ATGACAGTTCTGAAAATAACTCTGAAAGTAGCTCTGAAAGTGAGTCAG ATACTGAGGAGACAAATACAAGAAAAACAG agGCTAATAGCCAATTTCACTGTGAACATGTCAAGACTGAACAT AACCAGAAAGAGCAAGTGACCCCCAGAAGGCTTCCCAGAGGACAATTTTG GTTGaagctggaggcagagggaactTACCAATGTACTGTTACAGGCTTGATTTTCGATGTAAACAAGGCTGCTGTAATCAAATATTCTGTGTTGTCTTGGAGCAAATATGCTGATTATGTTAAAAAACCATGGATAGTCGGTGGCCCTATATTTGATGTCAGTTGTGACTCAGCCTCTGTTCTTACTTCCATTCAATTCCCACATTCCCTCAGCCTAAATG ATCATGAATCTGACATGACATTCAAAGTTTTACATATCAAAAGTACTGGTCCAGCATTTGAGCCTTCTGTTGATCATTCAATGACGCATGTCAAATGGCATGTGAGTTCTCTCTCTCCAGTAGGACCGGTTATTCAAACACAAGAGCCAGTACAGTACGATGGGGCTGTAATTTTATACAAAGTTGTCAATAATCACCCTTCCTTATCATTTCGTGTGTATGTAGCAACAAATAACGATTCATTTATAAAG gaTATCTCGAAAGCAGTAAAACATTCTGATAAGAAATTCATCAAAATTGACAAGCCCCCGGTTTGTCAAAAACGACTACAAAATGGAAAGAGATACAGATTAATTAGTGAGTCAGAAGCTGAAATAACTCCTGAG GAAATTCAATTTGTTGATGGCTctctcttaaaattaaaaagttatatTGAAGTCTACTTGGAGCAACCTATGGAGTTTACATTATCTTTGATTGAACTCGAGTCTGAAGAAATTGTCTGGAAAGCAAAACTAAGAGAAT GTGACTGGATACTACATGACCAGAACAAGAATGAGCAGCAAAGAAACACAGTCA GAAACAGAAGACGGAAATCAAGCAACAGCCTTTCTGACGAAGAATTTTATAATAAAAGGCTAAAGGGTAGAGATATTTCAG aTGGAACTAAAGCTAAAACTACGTTAACTGATCAGCAACTGATGACTCTTGCAAAGAAGATGGGTAAAGACTGGAAAGAAATTGCCATTGAATGTCTTAAGTTAGAAATGAAAGATATTCAGCAGATTCAGGCAAAAGAAGAAGAGGTTAATGTTCATAAATTCCTGATGTTGGAGAAGTGGAGGAAAGGTGAAAAGAGTAATGGAACTGCGCAAAATTTGTATGACAGTCTCAAGGATCATGTGTCATATGAAATAATACAGATACTGGAAG GTTTTTTGAAGCAGACATGA
- the LOC141993879 gene encoding caspase recruitment domain-containing protein 8-like isoform X11, giving the protein MCRAVESYGTREDDSAQECKSDDSSENNSESSSESESDTEETNTRKTEANSQFHCEHVKTEHNQKEQVTPRRLPRGQFWLKLEAEGTYQCTVTGLIFDVNKAAVIKYSVLSWSKYADYVKKPWIVGGPIFDVSCDSASVLTSIQFPHSLSLNDHESDMTFKVLHIKSTGPAFEPSVDHSMTHVKWHVSSLSPVGPVIQTQEPVQYDGAVILYKVVNNHPSLSFRVYVATNNDSFIKDISKAVKHSDKKFIKIDKPPVCQKRLQNGKRYRLISESEAEITPEEIQFVDGSLLKLKSYIEVYLEQPMEFTLSLIELESEEIVWKAKLRECDWILHDQNKNEQQRNTVRNRRRKSSNSLSDEEFYNKRLKGRDISDGTKAKTTLTDQQLMTLAKKMGKDWKEIAIECLKLEMKDIQQIQAKEEEVNVHKFLMLEKWRKGEKSNGTAQNLYDSLKDHVSYEIIQILEGFLKQT; this is encoded by the exons TAGAAAGTTATGGCACTAGAGAGGATGACTCAGCTCAAGAGTGTAAATCAG ATGACAGTTCTGAAAATAACTCTGAAAGTAGCTCTGAAAGTGAGTCAG ATACTGAGGAGACAAATACAAGAAAAACAG agGCTAATAGCCAATTTCACTGTGAACATGTCAAGACTGAACAT AACCAGAAAGAGCAAGTGACCCCCAGAAGGCTTCCCAGAGGACAATTTTG GTTGaagctggaggcagagggaactTACCAATGTACTGTTACAGGCTTGATTTTCGATGTAAACAAGGCTGCTGTAATCAAATATTCTGTGTTGTCTTGGAGCAAATATGCTGATTATGTTAAAAAACCATGGATAGTCGGTGGCCCTATATTTGATGTCAGTTGTGACTCAGCCTCTGTTCTTACTTCCATTCAATTCCCACATTCCCTCAGCCTAAATG ATCATGAATCTGACATGACATTCAAAGTTTTACATATCAAAAGTACTGGTCCAGCATTTGAGCCTTCTGTTGATCATTCAATGACGCATGTCAAATGGCATGTGAGTTCTCTCTCTCCAGTAGGACCGGTTATTCAAACACAAGAGCCAGTACAGTACGATGGGGCTGTAATTTTATACAAAGTTGTCAATAATCACCCTTCCTTATCATTTCGTGTGTATGTAGCAACAAATAACGATTCATTTATAAAG gaTATCTCGAAAGCAGTAAAACATTCTGATAAGAAATTCATCAAAATTGACAAGCCCCCGGTTTGTCAAAAACGACTACAAAATGGAAAGAGATACAGATTAATTAGTGAGTCAGAAGCTGAAATAACTCCTGAG GAAATTCAATTTGTTGATGGCTctctcttaaaattaaaaagttatatTGAAGTCTACTTGGAGCAACCTATGGAGTTTACATTATCTTTGATTGAACTCGAGTCTGAAGAAATTGTCTGGAAAGCAAAACTAAGAGAAT GTGACTGGATACTACATGACCAGAACAAGAATGAGCAGCAAAGAAACACAGTCA GAAACAGAAGACGGAAATCAAGCAACAGCCTTTCTGACGAAGAATTTTATAATAAAAGGCTAAAGGGTAGAGATATTTCAG aTGGAACTAAAGCTAAAACTACGTTAACTGATCAGCAACTGATGACTCTTGCAAAGAAGATGGGTAAAGACTGGAAAGAAATTGCCATTGAATGTCTTAAGTTAGAAATGAAAGATATTCAGCAGATTCAGGCAAAAGAAGAAGAGGTTAATGTTCATAAATTCCTGATGTTGGAGAAGTGGAGGAAAGGTGAAAAGAGTAATGGAACTGCGCAAAATTTGTATGACAGTCTCAAGGATCATGTGTCATATGAAATAATACAGATACTGGAAG GTTTTTTGAAGCAGACATGA
- the LOC141993879 gene encoding caspase recruitment domain-containing protein 8-like isoform X3, translating into MTSGQECQDVQGSDDVSSIEAKVESYGTREDDSAQECKSGDDSSENNSESSSESESDTEETNTRKTEANSQFHCEHVKTEHNQKEQVTPRRLPRGQFWLKLEAEGTYQCTVTGLIFDVNKAAVIKYSVLSWSKYADYVKKPWIVGGPIFDVSCDSASVLTSIQFPHSLSLNDHESDMTFKVLHIKSTGPAFEPSVDHSMTHVKWHVSSLSPVGPVIQTQEPVQYDGAVILYKVVNNHPSLSFRVYVATNNDSFIKDISKAVKHSDKKFIKIDKPPVCQKRLQNGKRYRLISESEAEITPEEIQFVDGSLLKLKSYIEVYLEQPMEFTLSLIELESEEIVWKAKLRECDWILHDQNKNEQQRNTVRNRRRKSSNSLSDEEFYNKRLKGRDISDGTKAKTTLTDQQLMTLAKKMGKDWKEIAIECLKLEMKDIQQIQAKEEEVNVHKFLMLEKWRKGEKSNGTAQNLYDSLKDHVSYEIIQILEGFLKQT; encoded by the exons TAGAAAGTTATGGCACTAGAGAGGATGACTCAGCTCAAGAGTGTAAATCAG GAGATGACAGTTCTGAAAATAACTCTGAAAGTAGCTCTGAAAGTGAGTCAG ATACTGAGGAGACAAATACAAGAAAAACAG agGCTAATAGCCAATTTCACTGTGAACATGTCAAGACTGAACAT AACCAGAAAGAGCAAGTGACCCCCAGAAGGCTTCCCAGAGGACAATTTTG GTTGaagctggaggcagagggaactTACCAATGTACTGTTACAGGCTTGATTTTCGATGTAAACAAGGCTGCTGTAATCAAATATTCTGTGTTGTCTTGGAGCAAATATGCTGATTATGTTAAAAAACCATGGATAGTCGGTGGCCCTATATTTGATGTCAGTTGTGACTCAGCCTCTGTTCTTACTTCCATTCAATTCCCACATTCCCTCAGCCTAAATG ATCATGAATCTGACATGACATTCAAAGTTTTACATATCAAAAGTACTGGTCCAGCATTTGAGCCTTCTGTTGATCATTCAATGACGCATGTCAAATGGCATGTGAGTTCTCTCTCTCCAGTAGGACCGGTTATTCAAACACAAGAGCCAGTACAGTACGATGGGGCTGTAATTTTATACAAAGTTGTCAATAATCACCCTTCCTTATCATTTCGTGTGTATGTAGCAACAAATAACGATTCATTTATAAAG gaTATCTCGAAAGCAGTAAAACATTCTGATAAGAAATTCATCAAAATTGACAAGCCCCCGGTTTGTCAAAAACGACTACAAAATGGAAAGAGATACAGATTAATTAGTGAGTCAGAAGCTGAAATAACTCCTGAG GAAATTCAATTTGTTGATGGCTctctcttaaaattaaaaagttatatTGAAGTCTACTTGGAGCAACCTATGGAGTTTACATTATCTTTGATTGAACTCGAGTCTGAAGAAATTGTCTGGAAAGCAAAACTAAGAGAAT GTGACTGGATACTACATGACCAGAACAAGAATGAGCAGCAAAGAAACACAGTCA GAAACAGAAGACGGAAATCAAGCAACAGCCTTTCTGACGAAGAATTTTATAATAAAAGGCTAAAGGGTAGAGATATTTCAG aTGGAACTAAAGCTAAAACTACGTTAACTGATCAGCAACTGATGACTCTTGCAAAGAAGATGGGTAAAGACTGGAAAGAAATTGCCATTGAATGTCTTAAGTTAGAAATGAAAGATATTCAGCAGATTCAGGCAAAAGAAGAAGAGGTTAATGTTCATAAATTCCTGATGTTGGAGAAGTGGAGGAAAGGTGAAAAGAGTAATGGAACTGCGCAAAATTTGTATGACAGTCTCAAGGATCATGTGTCATATGAAATAATACAGATACTGGAAG GTTTTTTGAAGCAGACATGA
- the LOC141993879 gene encoding uncharacterized protein LOC141993879 isoform X1 has protein sequence MTSGQECQDVQGSSDDVSSIEAKVESYGTREDDSAQECKSGDDSSENNSESSSESESDTEETNTRKTEANSQFHCEHVKTEHNQKEQVTPRRLPRGQFWLKLEAEGTYQCTVTGLIFDVNKAAVIKYSVLSWSKYADYVKKPWIVGGPIFDVSCDSASVLTSIQFPHSLSLNDHESDMTFKVLHIKSTGPAFEPSVDHSMTHVKWHVSSLSPVGPVIQTQEPVQYDGAVILYKVVNNHPSLSFRVYVATNNDSFIKDISKAVKHSDKKFIKIDKPPVCQKRLQNGKRYRLISESEAEITPEEIQFVDGSLLKLKSYIEVYLEQPMEFTLSLIELESEEIVWKAKLRECDWILHDQNKNEQQRNTVRNRRRKSSNSLSDEEFYNKRLKGRDISDGTKAKTTLTDQQLMTLAKKMGKDWKEIAIECLKLEMKDIQQIQAKEEEVNVHKFLMLEKWRKGEKSNGTAQNLYDSLKDHVSYEIIQILEGFLKQT, from the exons TAGAAAGTTATGGCACTAGAGAGGATGACTCAGCTCAAGAGTGTAAATCAG GAGATGACAGTTCTGAAAATAACTCTGAAAGTAGCTCTGAAAGTGAGTCAG ATACTGAGGAGACAAATACAAGAAAAACAG agGCTAATAGCCAATTTCACTGTGAACATGTCAAGACTGAACAT AACCAGAAAGAGCAAGTGACCCCCAGAAGGCTTCCCAGAGGACAATTTTG GTTGaagctggaggcagagggaactTACCAATGTACTGTTACAGGCTTGATTTTCGATGTAAACAAGGCTGCTGTAATCAAATATTCTGTGTTGTCTTGGAGCAAATATGCTGATTATGTTAAAAAACCATGGATAGTCGGTGGCCCTATATTTGATGTCAGTTGTGACTCAGCCTCTGTTCTTACTTCCATTCAATTCCCACATTCCCTCAGCCTAAATG ATCATGAATCTGACATGACATTCAAAGTTTTACATATCAAAAGTACTGGTCCAGCATTTGAGCCTTCTGTTGATCATTCAATGACGCATGTCAAATGGCATGTGAGTTCTCTCTCTCCAGTAGGACCGGTTATTCAAACACAAGAGCCAGTACAGTACGATGGGGCTGTAATTTTATACAAAGTTGTCAATAATCACCCTTCCTTATCATTTCGTGTGTATGTAGCAACAAATAACGATTCATTTATAAAG gaTATCTCGAAAGCAGTAAAACATTCTGATAAGAAATTCATCAAAATTGACAAGCCCCCGGTTTGTCAAAAACGACTACAAAATGGAAAGAGATACAGATTAATTAGTGAGTCAGAAGCTGAAATAACTCCTGAG GAAATTCAATTTGTTGATGGCTctctcttaaaattaaaaagttatatTGAAGTCTACTTGGAGCAACCTATGGAGTTTACATTATCTTTGATTGAACTCGAGTCTGAAGAAATTGTCTGGAAAGCAAAACTAAGAGAAT GTGACTGGATACTACATGACCAGAACAAGAATGAGCAGCAAAGAAACACAGTCA GAAACAGAAGACGGAAATCAAGCAACAGCCTTTCTGACGAAGAATTTTATAATAAAAGGCTAAAGGGTAGAGATATTTCAG aTGGAACTAAAGCTAAAACTACGTTAACTGATCAGCAACTGATGACTCTTGCAAAGAAGATGGGTAAAGACTGGAAAGAAATTGCCATTGAATGTCTTAAGTTAGAAATGAAAGATATTCAGCAGATTCAGGCAAAAGAAGAAGAGGTTAATGTTCATAAATTCCTGATGTTGGAGAAGTGGAGGAAAGGTGAAAAGAGTAATGGAACTGCGCAAAATTTGTATGACAGTCTCAAGGATCATGTGTCATATGAAATAATACAGATACTGGAAG GTTTTTTGAAGCAGACATGA